Within the Beduinella massiliensis genome, the region AGGCTGCTGGATGGCGCGACGCTGTACGTGCAGCCCGGCGACCGCATCGGCGTGGTGGGTCTCAACGGCACGGGCAAGTCCACGCTGCTCAAGATCGCGGCGGGCGAGGAGGCGCCGGACGCGGGTACGGTCACGAGAAAGAGCGCGCTGACCGTCGCTTACCTGCCGCAGGCGCCGGATTTTGCGCGCGGGCATACGGTGCTGGAGCAGGTGTTCCTGGGCCTGTCGCGGGACGTGCGGGACGCCGCGGAGTACGAAGCGAAGACGATGCTTACAAAGCTCGGCGTTGCGGACTATGAGCAGGACGTCGCATCCCTCTCCGGAGGGCAGAAAAAGCGCGTCGCGCTCGCCGCCGCGCTGATTCGGCCCGTGGATCTGCTGCTGCTCGACGAGCCGACCAACCACATCGACGAGCGGACGATCGAATGGCTAGAGGCGGAGCTGAAGCGCTACCCTGGCGCGCTGATGATGGTGACGCATGATCGATACTTTCTGGACCGCGTATGCGGCCGCATCGTGGAAATCGACGGCGGCGGGCTCTACGTGCACGAAGGCAATTTTTCGTACTATCTGGAGCAGAAGGCCGCGCGCGAGGAGATGGAGGTCGCCAGCGCGAGAAAGCGCAGAAGCATCCTCCGCACGGAGCTCGAATGGCTGAAGCGCGGCGCGCGCGCCCGTTCGACCAAGCAGAAGGCGCGCATTCAGCGCTACGAGGAGCTTTCAAAGGTCGAGGGCCCAAAAGGGACGGAGCAGCTCCAAATGGGTTCAGCCAGCGCGCGGCTGGGCCGCAAGGTCGTGGAAATCGAGGACGTGAGCAAGGGCTTTGACGGCGTGAAGCTGATCGAGCACTTCTCCTACGTGCTGCTGCGCGACGACCGCGTGGGCATCGTAGGGCCCAACGGCTGCGGCAAGACGACGCTGCTTTCGATGATTGCGAGGATGCAGCAGCCGGACAGCGGCCGCATCGACGTAGGCGATACGGTTCGCTTCGGCGTCTTTGCACAGGAATACCCGCCGGTCGATCCCGACCTTCGAGTGATCGACTACATGCGCTCCATCGCGGAATACGTGCAGACACCGGACGGAAAGCTGAGCGCTTCGCAGATGCTGGAGAGCTTCCTCTTCCCCCCGGAGCAGCAGTATACCCAGGTGCGCAGGCTCTCCGGCGGCGAGCGGCGGCGGCTGTATCTTTGCAGCGTGCTGATGCTCTCTCCCAACGTATTGCTACTCGACGAGCCTACGAACGATCTGGACATCCAGACGCTTGCGATTCTTGAGGACTATCTGGACAGCTTCGCGGGCGCGGCGGTGGTCGTTTCGCACGACCGGTTCTTCCTGGATCGTGTGTGCGGGCGCCTGTTCGCGTTCGAGGGAACGCATCTTGCGCCTTACGTCTGCTCCTACAGCGAGTACGCGAACCTGCGGGACGAGGCGGAGCGAGAGAGAGAACGCGGGCAATTTGAACGGCCGGCGCAGGGGCGGCGGGAGCGCACGCGCGAGCTGCGTTTTTCCTTCAAGGAGCAGCGGGAGTACGAGACCATCGACGAGACGATCGCCACGCTCGAAGCGCAGGCGGCGGCGATCGATGCGCAGATGGAGGCGGCGGCGAGCGATTACGTCCGTTTGCAGGAACTGGAGCAGCAAAAGCTGGAGGCGCAGGCACGTTTGGAACAGGCGATGGAGCGTTGGGTCTACCTAAATGAACTGGCGGAAAGGATCGCCGCTCAGGAGGCGGAAAAATAAAATACCGGCGGCGGGGAGCGGAGGCGTTTCCCGCTTTCGTTTTATAAAAAACGATAAAATTGCCTGTTTTACGCGCGTTTTGGTCGATGAGAGATGAAGGGTAAATTTGCTACAATGCGAGTAAAGGTGGGATCGGCATGGCATTGATCTTGGCGCTGGAGGGCTGCATGGCGGCCGGCAAGACGAGCGCGGCGCGTTTCGTCGCGCAAAGCGCGCCCGAGGTGCACGTGAGCTTCGAGCGTACGGCGCAGACCGTTGAGAAGGTGCGCGCCCGCGGGCTCGACAAGCGGGTATTTTCGGACTACGTGGAGATTCAAAAGCTTTGGATACAAAATGAAATCGATCGCTATGCGCGGGCGCAGGCCTATCCCGTGACGCTCACGGACTTCGGTGCAGCGGAAATCGAGTTTTACACCCTCTGCTATCCGCAATCGATCGGCGAAAACTGGGATGTGGAATCCGCGCTGAGGGAGGAGCTGCGTTGCCTTCGCGCATGCATGCCGCGCCGTATCCTCTTTCTCAGGGCGCGGGACGAGACGCTGCGCGCACGCAAGGCGGCCGATGAAACGCGGTCGCGCGACTTCTTTGAGCATCATTTGCAGCACCTGATGCCGCTCAAGCACGCATGGTTTCTGCAAAAAGAAAACGTCGACGTGGTGGACGTCGACGGATTGGATGCTACGGAGGAGGGCAAGGCCGTGCTTGGGTGGGTGAAGCGCTGCGAACGGCAGCTCCTATAGTTCGGCGGGCTTCGTGCCGATGCGCCGCGCATAGGCGGCCTTGTCGGGTGCGGGGGCCGTCGAACTGCCCACTAGGCGACGATAGACGCCGGGGGTGATGCCGAGCTCCTTTTTAAAGGCGCGGATGAAGGCGTTGCTGTCCGAAAAGCGAATCTGCGCCGCGATTTCTTCCATGGATTGATGCGTGGTGCCGAGCAGCACGCGCGCATGGGCGAGGCGGCGCAGGTTCAGGTATTGCTTGGGGGTGCTGCCGGTCAGCGCATGGAAGGCGTGTGTGAAATACGAATGACTCATGAAAAACATGCGGGACAGCGCTTCGATGGAAATACTCTCCATGAAGTGATCGTCCAGATAGCCTCGCGCCTCGTACACTACGTCACGGATGGCGGGAGAAACCAGAGGAAACGCGTTCGGGCAGGCGCGGTTCAGCAGGACGGTGAACAGACTCAGCACAGCCTCCATCGCGTCCAGATAATACGGCTTCTTTTCGCGGTAGAGGGTTACGATCTCCCGAAAGAGGGCGGGCACCTCTGGATGGGCTGCCGGAAGGCACAGCAAATGGGAAAAGCCCGCGGGACGCGCGGTATAAATCGAGCAGAGAGCGGGCTCACGCACGGCGCAAAGAAGCGATTCACGCGAAACGCGCAGGCCGAATCGCCTGTATGGCGCGCGAAGGATGCGAATGCGGTGTACCTCCAAAGGCGCAAAGAAGAGCAGATTTCCCCCGGCGGCGCGATACGTCTTTTCGGGAAACGTCACCTCGATTTCTCCCTCCTGCACGTACAGCACCTCGCTCGATTCGTGCAGGTGGGCAAAGGGATGGGTATAGTCGCTGGGGCGCAGGGTCGCGTCCTCCCATGCGATCATGCGGATGTTCTCTTGCATCTTGATAAAAACGCTCCTGATCTTTTGAGATCATTGTAGCATATTAAATCGAAGGATGCTAGGCGCTGCAGCGCAGATA harbors:
- a CDS encoding ATP-binding cassette domain-containing protein; this translates as MASILSLEGICKAYSERRLLDGATLYVQPGDRIGVVGLNGTGKSTLLKIAAGEEAPDAGTVTRKSALTVAYLPQAPDFARGHTVLEQVFLGLSRDVRDAAEYEAKTMLTKLGVADYEQDVASLSGGQKKRVALAAALIRPVDLLLLDEPTNHIDERTIEWLEAELKRYPGALMMVTHDRYFLDRVCGRIVEIDGGGLYVHEGNFSYYLEQKAAREEMEVASARKRRSILRTELEWLKRGARARSTKQKARIQRYEELSKVEGPKGTEQLQMGSASARLGRKVVEIEDVSKGFDGVKLIEHFSYVLLRDDRVGIVGPNGCGKTTLLSMIARMQQPDSGRIDVGDTVRFGVFAQEYPPVDPDLRVIDYMRSIAEYVQTPDGKLSASQMLESFLFPPEQQYTQVRRLSGGERRRLYLCSVLMLSPNVLLLDEPTNDLDIQTLAILEDYLDSFAGAAVVVSHDRFFLDRVCGRLFAFEGTHLAPYVCSYSEYANLRDEAERERERGQFERPAQGRRERTRELRFSFKEQREYETIDETIATLEAQAAAIDAQMEAAASDYVRLQELEQQKLEAQARLEQAMERWVYLNELAERIAAQEAEK
- a CDS encoding helix-turn-helix domain-containing protein — translated: MQENIRMIAWEDATLRPSDYTHPFAHLHESSEVLYVQEGEIEVTFPEKTYRAAGGNLLFFAPLEVHRIRILRAPYRRFGLRVSRESLLCAVREPALCSIYTARPAGFSHLLCLPAAHPEVPALFREIVTLYREKKPYYLDAMEAVLSLFTVLLNRACPNAFPLVSPAIRDVVYEARGYLDDHFMESISIEALSRMFFMSHSYFTHAFHALTGSTPKQYLNLRRLAHARVLLGTTHQSMEEIAAQIRFSDSNAFIRAFKKELGITPGVYRRLVGSSTAPAPDKAAYARRIGTKPAEL